From the Streptococcus hyointestinalis genome, the window ACTGTCTTTTCTATTGCCATATCGATCCTCTTTTTGTGATATCGTTCTTAAAAATAGTATCACATTACGTCCATTCTGTCAATGAATGCTAGATATCACGAGCCACAACTACCAAATTGACAGGCTTTGTGCTATGATAAGATTATGACTTATTTTGACACTATTATCATCGGAGGCGGTCCTGCTGGTATGATGGCAGCCATCTCCTCTTCCTTTTACGGGCAAAAGACCCTACTCATCGAGAAAAATCGCAGACTGGGTAAAAAATTAGCTGGAACTGGCGGTGGACGCTGCAATGTCACAAACAGCGGAACGCTGGAGGATGTGATGGCAGGTATCCCTGGCAACGGGCGCTTTCTCTACAGCGTCTTTTCCCAGTTTGATAACCATGATATTATCGCTTTTTTCAAGGACAATGGCGTAGCTCTAAAAGAAGAAGACCACGGCAGAGTCTTTCCAAAAACTGACAAATCCAAAACCATCATCCAAGCACTAGAGAAAAAAATCGCAGAGCTTGGAGGACAAGTCCTCACACAGACTGAGGTCGTCTCCGTCAAAAAAAGAGACGAGCTCTTTTACGTCAAGTCACAAACAGAGAGTTTTACAGCAGCAAAACTCATCGTTACAACTGGCGGAAAGTCTTATCCCTCAACAGGCTCTACAGGTTTTGGCTACGAGATTGCTAGACACTTCAAACTCCATGTCACAGACCTAGAAGCGGCTGAAAGCCCACTGCTGACGGACTTTCCCCATAAGGCACTTCAGGGTATCTCACTGACGGATGTGACTTTGTCTTGTGGCAAACATCATATCACGCATGATTTGCTTTTTACCCATTTTGGTCTATCTGGACCTGCTGCTCTTAGGATGTCGAGTTTTGTTTCTGGCGGCGAG encodes:
- a CDS encoding NAD(P)/FAD-dependent oxidoreductase, with protein sequence MTYFDTIIIGGGPAGMMAAISSSFYGQKTLLIEKNRRLGKKLAGTGGGRCNVTNSGTLEDVMAGIPGNGRFLYSVFSQFDNHDIIAFFKDNGVALKEEDHGRVFPKTDKSKTIIQALEKKIAELGGQVLTQTEVVSVKKRDELFYVKSQTESFTAAKLIVTTGGKSYPSTGSTGFGYEIARHFKLHVTDLEAAESPLLTDFPHKALQGISLTDVTLSCGKHHITHDLLFTHFGLSGPAALRMSSFVSGGEVIELDLLPDMSHDELLVLFEESRDKAIKNVLKSLMPERLADFIAQPFPQKIKQVPKHQITELIERVKAMPIPVTGKMSLAKSFVTKGGVDLKEINPKTLESKKVSGLHFAGEVLDINAHTGGFNITSALCTGWVAGAVHY